A portion of the Eubacterium maltosivorans genome contains these proteins:
- a CDS encoding response regulator transcription factor, which produces MKRIFLVEDDQTIARNLMLLLQSEGFAVTHAATRREASEVLAGSKFDLALIDVSLPDGNGFTVCTEVKEAQDIPVIFLTASGDEASVVTGLNMGADDYITKPFRPRELIARIGTALRKSGRAVSAFEVCGIQVDTASGVVKKNGGEVFLSALEYRLLLMFVNNPKSIITRDRLLDELWDAAGEFVNDNTLTVYIKRLREKIEDDPAKPKIIRTVRGTGYRLGDGYAQE; this is translated from the coding sequence ATGAAACGCATATTTTTAGTTGAGGACGATCAGACGATCGCGAGAAACCTGATGCTTTTACTTCAGTCGGAGGGGTTTGCCGTCACCCATGCCGCCACCCGGCGGGAGGCCTCGGAAGTGCTCGCTGGCAGTAAGTTTGATCTGGCACTCATTGATGTGTCTCTGCCTGACGGAAACGGTTTTACAGTTTGCACAGAGGTCAAGGAAGCACAGGATATTCCCGTGATTTTTCTGACAGCCTCCGGCGATGAAGCCAGTGTTGTCACTGGACTGAATATGGGTGCAGACGACTATATTACAAAGCCCTTCCGTCCCCGTGAACTGATTGCGCGGATCGGAACCGCCCTGCGGAAAAGCGGACGCGCTGTATCTGCCTTTGAGGTATGCGGAATCCAGGTCGATACAGCGAGCGGTGTGGTAAAGAAAAATGGCGGCGAGGTTTTTCTTTCAGCCTTGGAATACCGGCTGCTATTGATGTTTGTGAACAACCCTAAAAGCATTATCACAAGAGACCGGCTGCTGGACGAGCTGTGGGACGCGGCGGGTGAGTTTGTCAACGACAATACCTTGACAGTGTATATCAAACGCCTGCGGGAAAAGATAGAGGATGATCCCGCGAAACCCAAAATTATCCGGACCGTCCGCGGGACAGGCTATCGTCTGGGTGACGGCTATGCTCAGGAATAG
- a CDS encoding ABC transporter ATP-binding protein, with translation MELLRIENLCKVYGTEENQVTALDHVSLTIEKGDFTAIIGSSGSGKSTLLHMIGGVDVPTSGKVFLDGQDVYAQSNDKLAIFRRRQVGLIYQFHNLIPTLNVVENITLPVLMDKRKVNQKRLNNLLSLLGLKDRQTHLPNQLSGGQQQRVSIGRALMNAPAVMLADEPTGSLDSRNGHEIVNLLKLSNKKYGQTLILVTHDENIALQADRIIGISDGKVVRDERVRP, from the coding sequence ATGGAGCTGTTAAGAATTGAAAATTTATGCAAGGTCTATGGTACAGAAGAAAACCAGGTAACCGCCCTCGACCACGTTTCACTCACAATCGAAAAGGGAGATTTCACGGCGATTATCGGTTCATCCGGTTCAGGAAAGTCTACCCTGCTTCATATGATTGGCGGCGTGGATGTGCCCACCAGCGGAAAGGTATTTTTGGATGGACAGGATGTCTATGCCCAGAGCAATGATAAGCTGGCCATTTTCCGCAGGCGGCAGGTCGGTCTGATTTATCAGTTTCACAACCTTATTCCCACACTCAATGTAGTGGAAAATATCACCTTGCCGGTTTTGATGGACAAGCGGAAGGTTAATCAGAAAAGATTGAATAACCTGTTGTCGCTGCTTGGCCTTAAAGACCGCCAGACCCATTTGCCCAATCAGCTTTCAGGCGGTCAGCAGCAGCGTGTTTCCATAGGACGCGCCCTGATGAACGCCCCGGCGGTCATGCTGGCCGACGAGCCCACAGGCAGTCTGGACAGCCGGAACGGCCATGAAATTGTCAATCTGTTAAAGTTAAGCAATAAAAAATATGGTCAGACCCTTATCCTTGTCACCCATGATGAAAATATCGCGCTTCAGGCGGATCGCATTATCGGTATATCTGATGGTAAGGTTGTGCGGGATGAGAGGGTGCGGCCATGA
- a CDS encoding CobW family GTP-binding protein — protein MAERIPVTVLTGFLGSGKTTLLQRLLECEGGDGVAVIMNELGEIALDNLFVQKVTESMVVLKNGCVCCTMRQDLQTGLRELIDNKDMGKIKPFNRVVVETTGLADPTPIAMTLDADPLLRRHTRLANIITTIDAIFGAEQLKTHEESLRQAGIADRLVLTKTDIAAPEQITQTKEMIHKVNPTAMILDANSTESLWTQLFDIDPFDPLTKSDEVQHWLSEMAKIDEEDEHHHHEGEDGEVHHYHGDHYHHDKNDIQTFSFRTEEPLNWTAFGIWLSALLHRHGNEILRIKGLLNVPGAFGPVVINTVQSHITPPSHLDEWPNEDHSSRLVFIVQGIKPETVRKSLNHFLAVLDQ, from the coding sequence ATGGCAGAAAGAATACCCGTAACGGTTTTGACAGGATTTTTGGGAAGTGGAAAAACAACATTATTACAGCGTTTGCTTGAGTGCGAGGGCGGTGACGGCGTTGCGGTCATTATGAACGAGCTGGGTGAAATTGCGCTGGATAATCTCTTTGTGCAGAAGGTTACAGAGAGTATGGTCGTTTTAAAAAACGGATGTGTTTGCTGTACCATGCGGCAGGATCTTCAAACAGGGCTAAGAGAGCTCATTGACAACAAAGATATGGGAAAGATTAAGCCCTTTAACCGTGTAGTTGTAGAAACGACCGGATTGGCTGATCCCACCCCCATTGCCATGACCCTGGATGCAGATCCGCTGTTACGCCGTCATACACGGCTGGCTAATATTATTACAACCATTGATGCCATATTTGGCGCCGAACAACTCAAAACCCATGAAGAGAGCCTGCGTCAGGCAGGTATCGCAGATCGACTTGTACTGACGAAAACAGATATCGCGGCGCCGGAGCAGATAACCCAGACAAAAGAAATGATTCACAAGGTCAATCCAACTGCGATGATTCTGGATGCAAACAGTACCGAATCTCTTTGGACCCAGCTTTTTGACATTGACCCATTCGATCCGCTGACTAAATCTGATGAGGTGCAGCACTGGCTGTCAGAGATGGCAAAAATCGATGAAGAAGATGAGCACCATCATCATGAAGGTGAAGATGGTGAGGTTCATCATTATCATGGAGACCATTATCACCATGATAAAAATGATATACAAACTTTCTCTTTCAGAACCGAAGAACCGCTGAACTGGACGGCATTTGGCATTTGGCTGTCTGCATTGCTCCACCGGCATGGCAATGAGATATTGCGAATTAAGGGACTCTTGAATGTTCCTGGGGCATTTGGCCCTGTTGTCATTAACACAGTACAGAGCCATATTACACCGCCGTCGCATCTGGATGAATGGCCTAACGAAGATCATTCTTCGCGGCTGGTTTTTATTGTACAAGGTATTAAGCCGGAAACAGTCAGAAAATCATTGAATCATTTTTTGGCAGTTCTGGATCAATAA
- a CDS encoding NAD(P)-dependent malic enzyme, which translates to MDYAKESLKRHYEWRGKIEVAAKVAVDNKEALSLAYTPGVAQPCLEIQKDVNKSYELTRRWNTVAVVTDGTAVLGLGDIGPEAGMPVMEGKCVLFKAFGDVDAIPLCIRSKDVDEIVDTVALIAGSFGGINLEDIAAPRCFEIEKKLKERCDIPVFHDDQHGTAVITLAGLINALKIVNKKAEAIKVVTCGAGAAGIAIVRLLISHGVKHIVMTNRKGAVYKGKEGLNPTLEEMAKLTNEDRESGSLADVIKGADVFIGVSGPGTLTKEMVRSMSKDPIVFACANPIPEIFPDEAKAAGAAIVSTGRSDFPNQINNVLAFPGIFRGALDVRAADINDAMKIAAAHALAGLVSDKDLNADYIIPEAFDPRVKDTVAAAVATAAVASGVARLTK; encoded by the coding sequence ATGGATTATGCTAAAGAATCATTAAAGCGGCACTACGAGTGGCGTGGAAAGATTGAAGTCGCAGCTAAAGTTGCAGTGGACAATAAGGAAGCGCTCTCCCTCGCTTATACGCCGGGGGTAGCTCAACCCTGCCTCGAAATTCAAAAAGATGTTAATAAAAGTTACGAATTAACGCGTCGTTGGAATACGGTTGCTGTCGTCACAGACGGGACAGCTGTTCTTGGTCTCGGTGATATTGGCCCAGAAGCCGGAATGCCTGTCATGGAGGGAAAGTGTGTTCTTTTCAAGGCATTTGGCGATGTGGACGCTATTCCGCTCTGTATCCGCAGCAAGGATGTTGATGAAATCGTAGATACGGTTGCTTTGATAGCTGGAAGTTTTGGCGGTATCAATCTGGAAGATATTGCCGCGCCGCGTTGCTTTGAAATTGAGAAAAAGTTGAAGGAACGCTGCGATATTCCTGTTTTCCATGATGACCAGCATGGCACTGCGGTCATCACCTTAGCGGGGCTAATTAACGCGCTGAAGATTGTGAATAAAAAAGCTGAAGCGATTAAAGTCGTTACTTGTGGCGCAGGCGCCGCGGGAATCGCAATTGTCCGACTGCTGATCAGTCATGGGGTGAAACACATCGTCATGACGAATCGCAAGGGTGCTGTCTATAAAGGAAAGGAGGGGCTTAATCCTACGCTTGAGGAAATGGCCAAACTGACGAATGAAGACCGCGAGTCCGGATCACTCGCTGACGTTATAAAGGGGGCGGATGTTTTCATTGGTGTTTCCGGACCAGGAACGCTCACAAAGGAAATGGTCAGAAGCATGAGTAAAGACCCAATTGTTTTTGCCTGTGCGAATCCCATACCAGAGATCTTTCCAGATGAAGCTAAAGCTGCCGGTGCAGCCATTGTTTCAACCGGACGGTCAGATTTTCCGAACCAGATTAACAATGTCCTGGCGTTTCCGGGCATTTTCAGAGGTGCATTGGATGTGCGCGCTGCCGACATTAATGATGCGATGAAAATTGCTGCGGCTCATGCGCTCGCGGGGCTAGTAAGCGACAAAGACCTTAACGCTGACTATATTATTCCCGAGGCTTTTGACCCACGAGTCAAGGATACTGTGGCTGCAGCTGTGGCCACAGCTGCTGTTGCAAGCGGTGTCGCCAGATTAACAAAATAA
- a CDS encoding sensor histidine kinase: protein MLRNREFKRFAVLFLLMAVFFTALGFFISRAAGILALLSAAAFGFAFYVYTRARYRSIAKISDQIDLVLHNYDRLDIDELDEGELSILYSEVKKMTLRIREQNDALKKEKTHLADSLADIAHQLRTPLTSMNLLLSLLANCSDEIERKAFVRETEELLMRMDWLLTSLLKLSRLDAGVVVFQREPIDAQSLIYAALRPLQIPMELRAVNVQIKAPEGARLQGDAGWLSEAIQNILKNCMESVGESGSIEIICTDNPLFTEIAVHDSGPGFKKEDMPYLFDRFYRGKSTDASGYGIGLALCKMIVTGQGGSITANNRPQGGAAFTLRFPK from the coding sequence ATGCTCAGGAATAGAGAATTTAAGCGGTTCGCGGTTTTGTTTTTGCTGATGGCCGTCTTTTTTACAGCGCTGGGATTTTTCATCAGCCGGGCGGCGGGGATATTGGCTCTTTTGTCTGCCGCCGCGTTTGGATTTGCTTTTTATGTGTATACCAGAGCCCGGTATAGAAGTATTGCAAAAATTTCCGATCAAATCGATCTGGTGCTTCACAATTACGACCGTCTGGATATTGACGAATTGGATGAGGGCGAGCTTTCCATTCTGTACAGCGAGGTGAAAAAAATGACACTGCGCATCCGTGAGCAAAACGATGCGTTAAAAAAAGAAAAGACACATCTTGCCGATTCGCTGGCAGACATCGCTCATCAGCTCCGTACACCGCTCACATCCATGAACCTCCTTTTGTCATTGCTGGCCAACTGCTCTGATGAAATTGAGCGGAAAGCTTTTGTGCGGGAAACCGAGGAACTGCTCATGCGCATGGACTGGTTGCTCACCTCCCTTTTAAAGTTATCCCGTCTGGATGCGGGCGTCGTGGTATTTCAGAGGGAACCGATTGATGCGCAAAGTTTAATATACGCTGCGCTTCGTCCACTTCAGATACCGATGGAGCTGCGCGCTGTCAATGTACAGATAAAGGCGCCAGAGGGAGCGAGGCTTCAGGGAGACGCCGGCTGGCTTTCAGAGGCCATCCAAAACATTCTCAAAAATTGTATGGAAAGCGTGGGTGAGAGTGGGAGCATTGAGATTATCTGCACAGATAATCCACTCTTTACCGAGATCGCCGTCCACGACAGCGGCCCGGGCTTTAAAAAAGAAGATATGCCATACCTGTTTGACCGGTTTTATCGGGGGAAAAGCACAGATGCATCGGGCTATGGTATTGGACTGGCGCTCTGTAAAATGATTGTAACAGGGCAGGGAGGGTCCATCACTGCAAACAACCGCCCTCAGGGAGGCGCGGCCTTTACCCTTCGTTTTCCAAAGTGA
- the larA gene encoding nickel-dependent lactate racemase: protein MQLEFGYGQSVQIVDVPDRNLLTELKANPVKHIRKGTEAVRYALDHPVGSAKLQDMVTSGQRVAVITSDISRPLPSYEILPVILDALYEAGVSPENITVIFGLGSHRRQTEEEKRCLVGERCYNEVQCVDSDSEDFVRMGITANGTPVDVTRAVAEADFRICLGNIEFHYFAGYSGGAKALMPGVSTLEAIQKNHRLMVHDRAFSGNLADNPLRQDIEEAGKIAGIDFIVNVVLDEKKKIVYCVAGDAVKAHRAGCIYLDQMYRITIPERADIVIVSQGGAPKDANLYQTQKALDNAKHAVRKGGTIILIGACNEGLGSAKFEQWLFEAQNPHDLIERVENDFELGGHKAAAMAMVLENVQIDLVSEMDADLVRRIFLNPAPSAQNAFEKAMTRYGSNASVIAMPHGGATLPIIN from the coding sequence ATGCAATTAGAATTTGGATATGGTCAGAGTGTGCAGATTGTGGATGTACCCGACAGAAATCTGCTGACGGAATTAAAGGCGAATCCTGTAAAGCACATACGTAAAGGTACTGAAGCCGTACGTTATGCATTAGACCACCCCGTTGGCTCTGCGAAACTTCAGGATATGGTTACATCGGGTCAGCGGGTTGCGGTCATTACGAGCGATATTTCCCGGCCTTTGCCTTCCTATGAGATTTTGCCGGTTATATTGGATGCGTTGTACGAAGCGGGTGTCTCGCCAGAAAACATTACAGTTATTTTTGGTCTGGGGTCTCATCGCAGGCAGACCGAAGAAGAAAAACGCTGTCTTGTCGGTGAACGCTGCTACAATGAGGTGCAATGCGTTGACTCAGATTCGGAGGATTTTGTTCGAATGGGCATAACGGCAAATGGGACGCCGGTAGATGTGACCCGGGCCGTTGCGGAGGCGGATTTTAGAATCTGTCTTGGTAATATTGAATTTCATTACTTTGCCGGTTATTCTGGAGGTGCCAAGGCACTCATGCCAGGCGTTTCTACATTGGAGGCCATTCAGAAAAATCATCGGTTGATGGTTCATGACAGGGCGTTTTCAGGAAATCTAGCGGACAACCCATTGCGTCAGGATATCGAGGAAGCGGGGAAAATTGCCGGTATTGATTTTATTGTCAACGTGGTTTTGGATGAAAAGAAAAAAATTGTTTATTGTGTGGCGGGAGATGCGGTCAAGGCACATCGAGCTGGCTGCATCTATCTTGATCAAATGTACCGTATTACGATTCCCGAACGCGCAGATATTGTCATTGTATCACAAGGCGGTGCACCAAAGGATGCTAACTTATATCAAACACAAAAAGCTTTGGACAATGCCAAACACGCAGTACGAAAAGGCGGCACTATTATTTTGATTGGCGCCTGTAATGAAGGCCTTGGCAGCGCCAAATTTGAGCAATGGCTTTTTGAAGCCCAAAACCCTCACGACTTAATTGAGCGTGTTGAAAATGACTTTGAATTGGGAGGACACAAAGCCGCGGCGATGGCGATGGTTTTAGAAAACGTGCAAATTGATTTAGTCTCCGAGATGGATGCGGATCTTGTACGGCGTATTTTTCTTAATCCTGCACCCTCTGCTCAGAATGCTTTTGAAAAAGCAATGACGCGCTATGGCTCTAACGCGTCAGTAATTGCCATGCCTCACGGAGGGGCAACATTGCCGATTATAAATTAA
- a CDS encoding DUF1097 domain-containing protein gives MTMGEKLKRHTPVALFVGLQACVIQIIDIYLQGALPPAANVGFSCISFLAWATYFMAGCTIRDGIRCFFGFIIGIIASIIIMKLGGVFGALGIFATPVAILIIAWLLFYLELAPFPCNYVPAVYIAAGAYFVTMSYVPNATLSGMFITEMIYLTLGLFFGWMTIAFRTWFETRRDNQEKKGA, from the coding sequence ATGACTATGGGTGAAAAATTAAAAAGGCACACACCAGTGGCCTTATTTGTCGGTTTGCAGGCTTGTGTTATTCAAATCATTGACATTTACTTACAGGGCGCTCTGCCGCCAGCTGCTAATGTGGGATTTTCGTGTATATCATTTTTAGCCTGGGCAACCTATTTTATGGCTGGATGTACAATCAGGGATGGCATTCGATGCTTTTTTGGATTTATCATCGGTATTATTGCGTCAATTATAATCATGAAGTTAGGCGGCGTTTTCGGTGCTTTGGGAATTTTCGCCACACCTGTTGCGATTCTAATTATTGCCTGGCTGTTGTTCTACCTCGAACTTGCGCCGTTTCCATGTAACTATGTTCCGGCGGTATATATCGCGGCGGGTGCCTATTTCGTGACGATGTCTTATGTACCGAACGCCACGTTAAGCGGCATGTTCATCACGGAGATGATATATCTGACGCTTGGTTTGTTCTTTGGTTGGATGACAATTGCCTTTAGGACTTGGTTTGAAACAAGACGTGACAATCAGGAAAAGAAAGGTGCGTAA
- a CDS encoding C45 family autoproteolytic acyltransferase/hydolase codes for MNFPYIEIEGNPYEIGFQEGENFKQQIQGSIDCYKAMFMDYSNLSWDRAKELSRQFIPVITEYNPDYIEEMQGISDGSGFDFEDILALNCRSELVFVGKEFDKVDGGCTSIGISRDAGISSNAFLAHNWDWKTSQRSSMVMMKITQKNGKPTIFMVTEAGIIGKTGFNSAGICLYLNALSTDQAPAGLPLHMAMRGILDCKTIAEAIGTATRMPLGCCASFMIGHKNGECIALEIENEDFDVLYPKDGILVHTNHFISPRLPIVPRKDTCKYKLPDSFIRLGRVEKIIRKKEKYITPEDIMVALRDHVEYPTSICRHNDPQTEPGLQMGTVFSMIANLTTGDIYFCKGNPCENEYEMYRIDLV; via the coding sequence ATGAATTTTCCATATATTGAAATTGAAGGAAATCCTTACGAAATTGGCTTCCAGGAAGGAGAAAACTTCAAGCAGCAGATTCAGGGGAGTATTGACTGTTATAAGGCGATGTTCATGGATTATTCGAACCTGAGCTGGGACAGGGCCAAAGAGCTGTCCAGACAATTTATTCCAGTTATCACAGAATACAATCCTGATTATATTGAAGAAATGCAGGGCATTTCAGACGGTTCAGGCTTTGATTTCGAGGATATACTGGCCCTGAACTGCCGCAGCGAATTGGTATTTGTTGGAAAAGAATTTGACAAAGTTGATGGGGGCTGCACATCCATCGGCATTAGCAGAGACGCTGGCATTTCCAGCAATGCATTTCTTGCGCATAATTGGGACTGGAAGACGAGCCAGCGGTCGTCAATGGTCATGATGAAAATCACACAAAAAAACGGAAAACCGACTATTTTCATGGTAACTGAAGCGGGGATTATCGGCAAAACCGGTTTTAATTCTGCTGGGATCTGTCTATATTTAAACGCATTATCCACAGATCAGGCTCCTGCGGGCTTGCCCTTGCATATGGCCATGCGTGGGATTCTGGACTGTAAAACCATCGCAGAGGCCATTGGTACGGCAACGCGTATGCCTTTAGGCTGTTGTGCGAGCTTTATGATCGGGCATAAAAATGGCGAATGCATCGCCCTTGAAATCGAAAACGAAGACTTTGACGTGCTTTATCCCAAAGACGGTATCCTCGTTCATACAAATCATTTTATCAGTCCGCGATTACCCATCGTCCCGAGAAAGGATACCTGTAAGTATAAGCTTCCAGACAGTTTTATCCGCCTTGGCCGTGTGGAGAAAATCATACGCAAAAAGGAAAAGTATATCACGCCTGAGGATATTATGGTGGCGCTCAGGGATCATGTCGAATATCCGACGAGTATCTGTCGTCATAATGATCCTCAAACAGAACCCGGACTGCAGATGGGAACGGTGTTTTCAATGATCGCTAACCTAACAACCGGGGATATCTATTTCTGTAAGGGAAATCCCTGCGAAAACGAATACGAGATGTATCGTATTGATTTAGTTTAA
- a CDS encoding DNA methylase codes for MMNALSKNMPLHGSEKTGPIYLCIDLKSFYASVECVERGLDPITSNLVVADVTRTQKTICLAVSPALKAYGIPGRPRLFEVEEKLKDVRLRTGKDVRYIAATPRMQLYIDYSARIYAIYLKYVSEEDIHVYSIDEVFIDVTHYLSVSHCTARELAKMIIHDVLANTGITAAAGIGTNLYLAKVAMDIVAKHVKADADGARIAELDEMRYRKLLWDHRPITDFWRVGRGIARRLEKNGMVTMGDVARMSLQGGDDNRYGENLLYKAFGIDAELLIDHAWGIEPCTMADIKNYRPSTHSISSGQVLPHAYDSVQGRLIVQEMVDLLVYDLIEKGLSASSVTLHISYDKAGLNDHRYSGGVHIDHFGRAVPKPAHGTEQLTDAGGRPIYSNSTKKIMRAALALYDRIIDKALMLRRVSLTFNDVEGVTGRNAAYRQLSLFEEDSLEAEQEKQEERMQQTLLKIKQKYGNNAVFKGMNLQDSATTLERNNQIGGHKA; via the coding sequence ATGATGAATGCTCTTTCAAAAAATATGCCCCTTCACGGCTCAGAAAAGACTGGCCCCATCTATCTCTGCATTGATCTAAAGTCATTTTATGCCTCGGTAGAATGTGTAGAACGCGGTCTTGACCCCATCACAAGCAATCTTGTGGTCGCTGATGTCACTCGCACCCAGAAAACCATCTGCCTGGCGGTTTCCCCTGCCCTAAAAGCCTATGGTATTCCCGGCAGGCCCAGACTTTTTGAAGTTGAGGAAAAACTGAAGGACGTCCGTCTGAGAACCGGAAAGGATGTTCGCTACATTGCTGCGACTCCCAGAATGCAGCTTTATATTGATTACAGCGCCCGAATATATGCGATATACCTTAAATATGTTTCGGAAGAGGATATCCATGTTTACAGTATCGATGAAGTTTTCATCGATGTGACCCATTATCTTTCGGTCAGCCACTGTACGGCGCGCGAGCTGGCAAAAATGATCATTCACGATGTTCTGGCTAACACTGGGATTACAGCCGCCGCTGGGATTGGAACAAACCTATATCTGGCTAAAGTGGCCATGGATATTGTCGCCAAGCATGTAAAGGCAGATGCCGACGGCGCGCGTATTGCCGAGCTGGATGAAATGCGCTACCGGAAGCTTCTGTGGGATCACCGGCCGATCACTGATTTCTGGCGCGTGGGCCGGGGGATTGCCAGGCGGCTTGAGAAAAACGGGATGGTCACAATGGGCGATGTAGCCAGGATGAGCTTGCAGGGAGGCGATGATAACAGGTATGGTGAAAATCTGCTCTATAAAGCGTTTGGCATCGACGCGGAGTTACTCATTGACCATGCCTGGGGAATTGAGCCCTGTACCATGGCGGATATCAAAAACTACAGGCCAAGCACCCACTCCATCTCCTCGGGCCAGGTGCTTCCGCATGCTTATGATTCTGTACAGGGAAGACTGATTGTCCAGGAAATGGTGGATCTTTTGGTATACGATCTCATTGAAAAAGGGTTGTCCGCATCCAGCGTAACCCTGCATATCAGTTATGACAAAGCCGGGCTGAACGATCACCGCTACAGCGGTGGGGTTCATATCGACCATTTTGGCCGCGCAGTACCGAAGCCGGCACATGGCACAGAACAACTGACTGACGCGGGCGGCCGCCCCATCTACAGCAACTCGACAAAGAAAATCATGCGCGCTGCCCTTGCGCTCTATGATCGGATCATCGACAAGGCGCTTATGCTGCGACGGGTATCTCTGACGTTCAATGATGTTGAAGGGGTAACGGGCCGTAACGCAGCATACCGGCAGCTCAGCCTGTTTGAAGAGGATTCTCTTGAAGCAGAACAGGAAAAGCAAGAGGAAAGGATGCAGCAGACGCTGCTCAAAATAAAGCAGAAATATGGAAACAACGCTGTTTTTAAAGGCATGAACCTGCAGGACAGCGCGACAACCTTAGAGCGCAATAACCAAATCGGCGGCCATAAAGCGTGA
- a CDS encoding polysaccharide deacetylase family protein: protein MSTKKDIKVCINPHFDAVSLWIGSFGGEDSPCDISRGVHGAKRGVPRLLDLFNRFNIPVTWGVTGHSMESFPKAAEMICDAVATRGHEIGIHGYCHENPIAMTRQQEADVLDRTISTVEKISGKKPQGYMAPWWELSPNTVELLFERGINYDSSLMEDDYHPYYCRVGDSWTKINYNGDAADWMKPWKPGKAVDLVEIPASWHLDDAPPFLFVKASANSAGWLTGRQLGEIWQDQFDWVYRHHDYAVIPICCHPDACGINPHGLMMLERLITHMQNHEGVSFVTMQEVADDFRKRAPFGSKIEVGPESGLHEACY from the coding sequence ATGAGTACCAAAAAAGACATTAAGGTATGTATTAATCCACATTTTGACGCAGTATCTTTGTGGATCGGTTCGTTTGGCGGTGAAGATTCGCCCTGCGATATTTCCAGAGGTGTACATGGTGCAAAACGCGGTGTGCCACGTCTGTTAGATTTATTCAATCGTTTTAATATTCCTGTAACTTGGGGTGTTACAGGACACTCAATGGAAAGCTTTCCAAAGGCGGCAGAAATGATATGTGATGCCGTTGCAACCCGAGGCCATGAAATTGGAATTCATGGTTACTGCCATGAAAACCCAATCGCTATGACACGCCAGCAGGAAGCAGATGTTCTTGACAGAACAATCAGTACCGTTGAAAAAATATCGGGAAAAAAACCGCAGGGTTATATGGCGCCTTGGTGGGAATTAAGCCCGAATACGGTTGAATTGTTGTTTGAACGCGGTATTAATTACGACTCCAGTTTAATGGAAGATGACTATCACCCGTACTATTGCCGTGTTGGCGACAGCTGGACAAAGATCAATTACAATGGGGACGCTGCGGATTGGATGAAGCCCTGGAAGCCAGGAAAAGCCGTTGATCTGGTAGAAATCCCTGCCAGCTGGCATCTGGATGACGCACCGCCGTTTCTTTTTGTTAAAGCTTCTGCCAACAGCGCTGGCTGGCTGACCGGCCGTCAGCTTGGTGAAATCTGGCAGGATCAGTTTGATTGGGTCTACCGTCATCATGACTATGCGGTTATTCCAATTTGCTGTCATCCAGACGCGTGCGGCATCAATCCACACGGCCTGATGATGCTTGAACGCCTGATCACCCATATGCAGAATCATGAAGGTGTTTCCTTCGTTACAATGCAAGAGGTAGCGGATGATTTCCGTAAGAGGGCGCCTTTCGGATCTAAGATTGAAGTCGGTCCGGAAAGTGGACTGCATGAAGCGTGTTATTGA